From the genome of Desmospora profundinema, one region includes:
- a CDS encoding dihydroorotate dehydrogenase translates to MPDWSYRTLFQPVLFAMSDIRSRDWALRAMRGLSRMPLGKQLIQTMGHMTPAKEISQRIGGLDLASPVVITGELDPRRLGVEPLSLFGAGLLDLGIVTQEPIWGKIERDDDKKGLLLSHPWVNTGKSALLSSLEDLGPVSTPLMVRLGHHPSADEAGISDERINLIRELAPYCSFFVLDETDGRKWGQTEWKEHMTAVTDECRRLNKPLSVSVLPDSRLLEWEEDWSSEVDAIVFSDGIHTSEGYRIGDPDAKQRVLAAVHRWKNRYPDCPVFASAAVHEPADAMMCLKAGADLVMVNAGLVFSGPGLVKRINEAVIDDWFAGDEMNREENQSRTGEAAWICGMLMGVGLILIGAAAWWVASTHVILPYDEAITGMSRQEIHAVNNRLLAFMAHDRITLSGTMISLGILYIMLSLYGLRKGSHWSKRIMILSCVIGFASLFYFLGHGYLDPLHALLSAVLFPLFWLMIQFGLTSFQPDRSRNRYNTRSWQRSLWGQLSFVCLGAGFSVAGIVISVIGMTVVFVPEDLVFMDTSAHALGEVNDRLLPLIAHDRAGFGGTLLATGIVFLLLSLWGIREGERWVWWAFFLGGIPGFVGGIGVHIQVGYMDHFHLTPAYLAFLLYVAGLILTFPYLMNRSK, encoded by the coding sequence ATGCCGGATTGGTCATATCGTACCCTGTTTCAGCCGGTGTTGTTTGCGATGTCAGATATCCGTTCCCGCGATTGGGCCCTTCGTGCCATGAGGGGATTGAGCCGTATGCCTTTGGGAAAGCAGTTGATCCAAACCATGGGCCATATGACTCCTGCCAAGGAGATTTCCCAACGAATTGGGGGCTTGGATTTGGCTTCCCCGGTGGTTATAACGGGAGAACTGGATCCTCGTCGGTTAGGGGTGGAACCTTTGTCCCTGTTCGGCGCTGGGCTGTTGGATCTGGGAATCGTGACGCAAGAGCCCATTTGGGGAAAGATCGAACGGGATGACGATAAGAAGGGATTACTGCTCTCGCATCCCTGGGTAAATACGGGAAAAAGCGCGTTGCTGTCCTCTTTGGAGGATTTGGGACCGGTGTCGACTCCCTTGATGGTACGCCTCGGCCATCATCCATCTGCAGATGAGGCAGGGATTAGCGATGAACGAATCAACCTGATTCGCGAACTGGCCCCTTATTGTTCTTTCTTTGTATTGGATGAGACGGATGGACGAAAGTGGGGTCAAACTGAGTGGAAAGAGCATATGACGGCGGTGACAGATGAATGCCGACGTTTGAATAAGCCGCTGTCTGTATCTGTGCTACCTGATTCCCGGTTGTTGGAGTGGGAAGAAGACTGGTCCTCTGAGGTGGATGCCATTGTATTTTCGGATGGCATCCATACATCAGAGGGATATCGAATTGGCGATCCGGATGCAAAACAACGAGTCCTCGCCGCTGTTCATCGATGGAAAAACCGATATCCGGATTGTCCGGTATTCGCCTCCGCTGCTGTGCATGAACCGGCCGATGCGATGATGTGTTTAAAGGCCGGTGCCGATCTGGTCATGGTGAATGCAGGCTTGGTTTTCAGTGGCCCTGGGCTGGTTAAACGGATCAATGAGGCGGTCATAGATGATTGGTTTGCCGGAGATGAGATGAATCGCGAGGAGAATCAGTCCCGGACAGGGGAGGCTGCCTGGATATGCGGTATGTTGATGGGGGTAGGCCTGATCTTGATTGGGGCAGCTGCTTGGTGGGTAGCGTCAACCCATGTCATTTTGCCATATGATGAAGCCATCACAGGAATGAGCCGACAGGAAATCCATGCGGTGAATAATCGATTGCTCGCCTTTATGGCTCATGACCGCATTACACTATCAGGGACGATGATCTCGTTGGGGATTTTGTATATCATGCTGTCTCTGTATGGATTACGAAAGGGGTCTCACTGGTCCAAACGAATCATGATTCTCTCTTGTGTTATCGGTTTTGCCAGCCTGTTTTACTTTTTGGGTCATGGTTATTTGGACCCCCTTCATGCCCTGCTGTCGGCCGTGCTTTTTCCGCTTTTTTGGCTGATGATCCAATTTGGCCTGACCTCGTTTCAGCCGGATCGATCGCGTAACCGGTACAATACCCGATCTTGGCAGCGCTCCTTGTGGGGCCAACTCTCCTTTGTCTGTTTAGGTGCAGGTTTCTCAGTAGCGGGAATCGTTATTTCTGTTATCGGGATGACAGTAGTGTTTGTTCCGGAGGATTTGGTGTTTATGGATACCTCGGCACATGCCCTCGGGGAAGTGAATGATCGTCTCCTCCCATTGATCGCCCATGACCGGGCAGGCTTTGGCGGGACATTGCTGGCGACGGGGATCGTCTTTTTACTCTTATCACTTTGGGGAATCCGCGAAGGAGAACGTTGGGTATGGTGGGCGTTTTTTCTGGGGGGGATCCCCGGTTTTGTCGGTGGCATCGGAGTGCACATTCAGGTGGGTTATATGGATCACTTCCACTTAACGCCCGCATACTTGGCTTTCTTATTATATGTGGCCGGGCTGATCCTGACGTTCCCCTATCTGATGAACCGATCGAAGTGA
- a CDS encoding OsmC family protein, producing the protein MKTKLSWEGKMRFEAKTPSGHTVTLDAAPEVGGEDRGARPTELLLSATGACSGIDIVEILRKMRLTVEDFDMEISGERAEDHPRRFTRVHIHYKLTGDLPEEKVRRAVELSRDKYCSVSQSLNAEILTSFEINGNRYE; encoded by the coding sequence ATGAAAACAAAACTGTCCTGGGAAGGTAAGATGCGTTTTGAGGCGAAAACCCCCTCCGGGCACACGGTCACCCTAGATGCCGCACCGGAAGTGGGTGGTGAAGATCGGGGAGCGAGGCCGACAGAGTTGTTACTGTCTGCCACGGGCGCATGCTCCGGAATTGATATCGTCGAAATTCTGCGCAAGATGAGATTGACAGTGGAAGATTTCGATATGGAAATTTCCGGGGAGCGGGCAGAGGATCATCCCCGCCGGTTTACTCGTGTTCATATCCATTACAAACTGACCGGAGACTTGCCTGAAGAGAAAGTGAGGCGTGCCGTCGAGCTTTCCCGGGACAAATACTGCTCCGTTTCCCAGTCCCTTAACGCAGAAATCCTCACCAGCTTTGAAATCAATGGCAATCGGTATGAATGA
- a CDS encoding stage II sporulation protein M — MRRFLASVWEDKNILIFATFVFLFTALAGFAGAETLGEALMNSPMWEEFEKTLEEIQENPTFANAFITIFINNVTASLLMVVFGLFFGVFPLMALVTNGMLLGVVLGIASGESGANPFVLFVTTILPHGTLELPAILIAATFGIRLGMTVSRSIVGLFSSTARTRSVEDWKGIRRRALPILLGILVLLFFAALIEAGLITLLSDLA; from the coding sequence ATGCGTCGTTTCTTAGCATCCGTTTGGGAAGATAAAAACATCTTGATCTTCGCCACATTTGTGTTTTTGTTTACTGCACTTGCTGGATTTGCCGGGGCTGAAACTCTCGGGGAAGCCTTGATGAATTCCCCCATGTGGGAAGAATTCGAAAAAACGCTGGAAGAGATCCAGGAGAACCCCACTTTCGCAAATGCCTTTATCACTATCTTTATCAACAATGTTACCGCTTCGCTCCTGATGGTGGTGTTTGGTCTTTTCTTCGGAGTGTTTCCCCTGATGGCGCTGGTGACGAACGGCATGCTCCTGGGGGTGGTGCTGGGGATCGCCTCCGGCGAATCGGGAGCCAATCCCTTCGTCCTGTTCGTCACCACCATTCTCCCCCATGGAACTTTGGAATTACCGGCCATCCTGATCGCTGCCACCTTTGGGATTCGGTTGGGGATGACGGTTTCTCGGTCGATTGTGGGGCTGTTCTCATCCACTGCCAGGACGAGAAGCGTCGAGGATTGGAAGGGGATTCGCAGACGGGCGTTGCCGATTCTGTTAGGAATCCTGGTGTTGCTGTTTTTCGCCGCTCTGATTGAAGCCGGCCTCATTACTCTGTTGAGTGATCTCGCATAA
- the pdaB gene encoding polysaccharide deacetylase family sporulation protein PdaB — MNFFWVMSGKHLKRGLMVVVALMLAVGIYVAEQRDIQVFMPLNQGPAAVYSVDTDQKKLALTFDISWGEERTGPILDVLEQKGVKKATFFLSSPWAETHPDIVKRIVDMGFEIGSHGHRHENYSTYDEEKIRTQIRKAHQILTGLTKQEPNLIRFPNGDFDKRVLKIADEMGYTTIQWDTDSLDWMNPGRDKIINRVTSKAHPGDIILMHASDSSKQLHEALPVILDDLTEKGYEFVTVSELIAGSEVELNPVD; from the coding sequence TTGAATTTCTTTTGGGTAATGTCAGGCAAACACTTAAAGCGCGGCTTGATGGTGGTGGTCGCCCTGATGCTGGCAGTCGGCATTTATGTGGCGGAACAACGAGACATCCAAGTCTTTATGCCGCTCAATCAAGGCCCTGCAGCAGTCTACAGCGTAGACACAGATCAAAAAAAGCTGGCTCTGACCTTTGATATCAGCTGGGGAGAAGAACGAACCGGTCCCATCTTGGATGTATTGGAACAAAAAGGGGTGAAAAAAGCGACGTTTTTCTTAAGCTCCCCTTGGGCTGAAACCCACCCGGATATCGTGAAGCGCATCGTCGACATGGGATTTGAGATCGGCAGTCACGGTCATCGCCACGAAAACTACAGCACCTATGATGAGGAAAAGATCCGGACACAAATCCGCAAAGCTCATCAAATCTTAACGGGATTAACCAAGCAAGAGCCCAACCTGATCCGATTCCCCAACGGCGACTTCGACAAGCGTGTCTTGAAAATCGCCGACGAGATGGGCTACACCACCATCCAATGGGATACCGACTCATTGGACTGGATGAACCCGGGCAGGGACAAAATCATCAACCGGGTCACCAGTAAAGCCCACCCAGGGGACATCATCCTGATGCATGCCAGCGATTCCAGCAAGCAACTGCATGAAGCACTGCCGGTCATTCTCGACGATCTTACGGAAAAGGGATACGAATTTGTAACCGTGTCCGAACTGATCGCAGGGTCCGAAGTGGAATTGAATCCGGTGGATTAA
- a CDS encoding KinB-signaling pathway activation protein, with product MTIRKLFFLFWTTLLLGTLAAPVAGFALQVFFGPIGIDFVRMLWAGVMFGAVAQMGFFAYMVFNMVGRGFIRNPYIYQSLQLGLTILVLINSFSITLRRGGEETASFLLHLILPAVILIAALVVAWFKMKATNPSAFIPTVFFMVAATWLEALPSIEQQSLEMILLMVLTLLVCNAWQIMQLHRLVEPMDLPTPEKPQKEKKKS from the coding sequence ATGACTATACGTAAGCTGTTTTTCTTGTTTTGGACCACCTTATTGTTGGGAACACTGGCGGCACCGGTGGCGGGGTTTGCCTTGCAGGTGTTCTTCGGGCCGATCGGGATCGATTTTGTCCGCATGTTATGGGCCGGGGTGATGTTTGGTGCCGTGGCTCAGATGGGCTTTTTTGCGTATATGGTGTTTAACATGGTCGGGAGGGGATTTATCCGAAACCCCTATATTTACCAATCGCTGCAATTAGGGTTGACGATCCTCGTCCTGATTAATTCTTTTTCCATCACGTTGCGACGCGGCGGGGAAGAGACGGCTTCTTTTTTGTTACATCTAATTTTACCCGCTGTTATTTTGATTGCGGCTCTAGTGGTGGCCTGGTTCAAGATGAAAGCAACCAATCCATCTGCGTTCATCCCTACTGTCTTCTTTATGGTAGCGGCCACCTGGTTGGAAGCGCTGCCGTCCATCGAACAGCAATCCCTTGAGATGATTTTGCTGATGGTGCTTACACTTTTGGTATGTAACGCCTGGCAGATCATGCAATTACATCGTTTGGTGGAGCCCATGGATTTGCCCACGCCGGAAAAGCCGCAGAAAGAAAAAAAGAAAAGCTGA